A genome region from Streptomyces antimycoticus includes the following:
- a CDS encoding cupin domain-containing protein, translated as MSYPEDLEYPEPRYHGDRGEVNAAFRPAGTPPDLSSPGGSTHYLATSESTGGEFGLYKVEMGPRSGGPKTHFHKAISESFYILSGKLELYNGEKWITGRAGDFLYVPVGGLHAFKNVSDEPTSMLLLFAPGAPREEYFERVAEMTQRGGEELKRFRIRHDSYFVEDFAPGTE; from the coding sequence ATGTCCTACCCGGAAGACCTCGAATACCCGGAGCCTCGCTACCACGGCGACAGGGGCGAGGTGAACGCGGCCTTCCGCCCGGCCGGCACCCCGCCGGACCTCTCCTCACCCGGCGGCTCGACCCACTACCTCGCCACCAGCGAGTCGACCGGCGGCGAATTCGGCCTGTACAAGGTGGAGATGGGTCCACGGTCCGGCGGGCCCAAGACCCATTTCCACAAGGCCATCTCCGAGTCGTTCTACATCCTCTCGGGCAAGCTGGAGCTCTACAACGGCGAGAAGTGGATCACGGGCCGTGCGGGCGACTTCCTGTACGTACCGGTCGGTGGCCTGCACGCGTTCAAGAACGTGTCGGACGAGCCCACCTCCATGCTCCTGCTCTTCGCCCCGGGCGCCCCGCGCGAGGAGTACTTCGAGCGGGTCGCGGAGATGACCCAGCGCGGCGGCGAGGAACTCAAGCGATTCCGCATCCGGCACGACAGCTACTTCGTGGAGGACTTCGCCCCCGGGACGGAGTAG
- a CDS encoding glycoside hydrolase family 16 protein: MFRITSRTTAEAKPRRRRRALAFVAALSLPLTGLLALTVSSHTAAAGEPTAAAEWTTVFQDDFDGAAGTGLNRGDWLYDIGTGYPGGAPNWGTGEVESVTDSTENVYHDGEGHMVIKPIRDGSGKWTSGRVETQRTDFEAPAGGQLEISASLKQPNPEKALGIWPAFWAMGADARPTGATNWPSIGELDIMEDVNGLSKHSNTFHCGEWAGECHDPDGITSDLLPCDGCQTDYHTYSVIVDRTDTSAEQLRFYRDGKETFTVKQNQVSAETWKKAVDHGFFAIFNVAVGGSYPNKVCGCTSPAADTTSGEGMSVDWFSVKVSQ, from the coding sequence ATGTTCAGGATCACCTCACGTACGACGGCGGAGGCCAAGCCCCGCCGCCGACGACGCGCCCTGGCCTTCGTGGCCGCCCTGTCGCTTCCGCTGACCGGACTGCTGGCTCTCACCGTGTCCTCCCACACCGCCGCCGCGGGCGAACCCACCGCCGCGGCCGAGTGGACCACCGTCTTCCAGGACGACTTCGACGGGGCGGCCGGCACCGGCCTGAACAGAGGCGACTGGCTGTACGACATCGGCACCGGATACCCGGGCGGCGCCCCGAACTGGGGCACCGGTGAGGTCGAGTCGGTCACGGACTCCACCGAGAACGTCTACCACGACGGCGAGGGTCACATGGTGATCAAGCCGATCCGCGACGGTTCCGGGAAGTGGACCTCCGGCCGGGTGGAGACCCAGCGCACCGACTTCGAGGCCCCGGCCGGTGGGCAGTTGGAGATCAGTGCCTCGCTCAAGCAGCCCAACCCCGAGAAGGCCCTCGGCATTTGGCCCGCCTTCTGGGCCATGGGCGCCGACGCCCGTCCGACCGGAGCCACCAACTGGCCGAGCATCGGCGAGCTGGACATCATGGAGGACGTCAACGGGCTGAGCAAGCACTCGAACACCTTCCACTGCGGGGAGTGGGCCGGTGAGTGCCACGACCCGGACGGGATCACCAGCGACCTGCTGCCGTGCGACGGCTGCCAGACCGACTACCACACGTACTCCGTGATCGTGGATCGCACCGACACCTCCGCCGAGCAACTGCGCTTCTACCGCGACGGCAAGGAAACCTTCACGGTGAAGCAGAACCAGGTGTCCGCCGAGACCTGGAAGAAGGCGGTCGACCACGGGTTCTTCGCCATCTTCAATGTCGCGGTCGGCGGCTCCTACCCGAACAAGGTCTGCGGCTGCACCTCGCCGGCGGCGGACACCACCTCCGGTGAGGGAATGAGCGTGGACTGGTTCTCCGTCAAGGTGAGCCAGTAG
- a CDS encoding ribose-5-phosphate isomerase, whose amino-acid sequence MTTANAFRIVVGCDDAGYDYKEALKRDLLADPRVAEVIDVGVGSDEHTAYPHVAVEAARRVAEGTADRALLVCGTGLGVAISANKVPGIRAVTAHDSYSVRRSVLSNNAQVLCFGQRVIGLELARSLTDDWLAQSFDETSPSAEKVAAIRSYEG is encoded by the coding sequence ATGACCACCGCGAACGCCTTCCGGATCGTCGTCGGCTGTGACGACGCCGGATACGACTACAAGGAAGCCCTCAAGCGGGATCTGCTGGCCGACCCCCGGGTCGCCGAGGTCATCGACGTCGGCGTGGGCAGCGACGAACACACCGCCTACCCGCATGTCGCGGTGGAAGCGGCCCGCCGCGTCGCGGAGGGCACCGCCGACCGCGCCCTCCTGGTGTGTGGCACCGGCCTCGGCGTGGCCATCAGCGCCAACAAGGTCCCCGGCATCCGCGCGGTCACCGCCCACGACAGCTATTCCGTGCGCCGCTCGGTCCTCAGCAACAACGCCCAGGTGCTCTGCTTCGGCCAGCGCGTCATCGGCCTGGAGCTTGCCCGTTCGCTCACCGACGACTGGCTGGCGCAGAGCTTCGACGAGACCTCCCCGTCGGCGGAGAAGGTCGCCGCGATCCGGAGCTACGAGGGCTAG
- a CDS encoding dihydroxyacetone kinase family protein, whose product MTRLFNDPARFTDDMITGFAAAHPEHVRAVPGGVVRARPTRTGKVAVLTGGGSGHYPAFCGVVGPGFADGSVIGDVFTSPSAARARSVAEAAEAGGGVLFLFGNYAGDVMNFGLAARQLADDGTPARCFAVTDDIASAPADQTARRRGIAGGFVVFKTASAAAEEGAPLDEVVRVAEHTNARTRTLGVAFDGCTLPGSDAPLFTVPEGRLGLGLGIHGEPGVSEDTLGTAEDLARALVTGLLADRPADTDGEGRVAVVLNGLGATKYEELYVLWGAVARLLDEAGLTPVRPEVGELVTSLDMAGCSLTLSWLDDELERLWRAPADTPAFRRGTPREPLVDAAAERPAAAPRRTERSAATASGAAVEVAELAVDALRAARDVLHRDAEALGRLDAVAGDGDHGRGMCKGVDAALAAAEKAHADRLAPAAVLAAAGDAWAAEAGGTSGALWGVALRALGAALPADRAPGREELASAATAALTAVTSLGGAEVGDKTLVDALAPFATAFATRLRTEDPVAEAYASAVAEARTAAEDTAGLRPRLGRARPLADRSVGTPDPGATSLAAVLTAVATLHTTTGSDPV is encoded by the coding sequence ATGACCAGGCTCTTCAACGACCCCGCCCGGTTCACCGACGACATGATCACCGGGTTCGCCGCCGCCCATCCGGAACACGTACGGGCCGTGCCCGGCGGTGTGGTGCGCGCCCGCCCCACCCGTACGGGGAAGGTGGCCGTCCTCACCGGTGGCGGCTCCGGCCACTATCCCGCCTTCTGCGGTGTCGTCGGCCCCGGATTCGCCGACGGCTCGGTCATCGGCGATGTGTTCACCTCGCCGTCGGCCGCCCGCGCCCGCTCGGTCGCCGAGGCGGCGGAGGCGGGCGGCGGTGTCCTCTTCCTGTTCGGCAACTACGCCGGGGACGTGATGAACTTCGGCCTCGCGGCACGGCAGTTGGCGGACGACGGCACTCCCGCCCGCTGCTTCGCCGTCACCGATGACATCGCCTCCGCCCCCGCCGACCAGACGGCGCGGCGGCGGGGCATCGCGGGCGGCTTCGTCGTCTTCAAGACCGCGTCGGCGGCTGCCGAGGAAGGTGCCCCGCTGGACGAGGTCGTCCGCGTGGCCGAGCACACCAACGCCCGTACCCGCACGCTCGGAGTGGCCTTCGACGGCTGCACCCTGCCGGGCTCCGACGCGCCCCTGTTCACCGTTCCCGAGGGCCGCCTGGGCCTCGGCCTCGGCATCCACGGCGAACCGGGGGTCAGCGAGGACACCCTGGGCACCGCCGAGGACCTGGCCCGCGCCCTGGTGACCGGGCTGCTGGCGGACCGGCCCGCGGACACGGACGGCGAGGGCCGTGTCGCGGTCGTCCTCAACGGCCTCGGCGCCACGAAGTACGAGGAGCTGTACGTGCTGTGGGGCGCCGTGGCCCGGCTGCTGGACGAGGCGGGGCTCACGCCCGTACGCCCCGAGGTCGGCGAACTCGTCACCAGTCTCGACATGGCCGGTTGTTCCCTGACCCTGAGCTGGCTGGACGACGAGCTGGAACGCCTGTGGCGCGCACCGGCCGACACCCCGGCCTTCCGCCGGGGGACACCGCGGGAACCCCTGGTGGACGCCGCCGCCGAACGGCCCGCCGCCGCCCCGCGCCGAACGGAGCGGTCCGCCGCCACGGCGTCCGGCGCGGCCGTCGAGGTCGCGGAGCTGGCCGTCGACGCACTGCGCGCCGCCCGCGACGTACTGCACCGGGACGCGGAGGCCCTGGGCAGGCTGGACGCGGTGGCGGGCGACGGCGATCACGGCCGTGGCATGTGCAAGGGCGTCGACGCGGCACTGGCGGCCGCCGAAAAGGCGCACGCCGATCGGCTCGCCCCTGCGGCGGTGCTGGCCGCCGCCGGTGATGCCTGGGCGGCGGAGGCCGGGGGCACCTCGGGTGCGCTGTGGGGCGTGGCGCTGCGCGCCCTCGGCGCCGCGCTGCCGGCCGACCGGGCGCCGGGGCGCGAGGAGCTGGCGTCCGCCGCCACGGCCGCGCTCACCGCCGTCACCTCGCTCGGCGGGGCCGAGGTGGGTGACAAGACCCTGGTCGACGCTCTCGCGCCGTTCGCCACCGCCTTCGCGACGCGGCTGCGGACCGAAGACCCGGTGGCCGAGGCGTACGCGTCCGCCGTGGCAGAAGCCCGTACGGCCGCCGAGGACACCGCAGGGCTGCGCCCCCGCCTGGGCCGCGCCCGCCCCCTGGCCGACCGCAGCGTGGGCACCCCCGACCCCGGGGCCACCTCACTCGCCGCCGTGCTGACCGCGGTGGCCACCCTCCACACGACGACAGGAAGCGATCCCGTATGA